The following coding sequences are from one Culex quinquefasciatus strain JHB chromosome 1, VPISU_Cqui_1.0_pri_paternal, whole genome shotgun sequence window:
- the LOC119769963 gene encoding uncharacterized protein LOC119769963 produces MSENDKKRNKPDDTNTSPIQDISNRDLAKLIAEQTKTTKQQFNQLGEELRNELKQGLMGINQELRDVRSSLEQIKLDVMDNTEAIARTERSSDLIVSGVPYTREEDLYSYFRHWCLALGYTQHSVPSVDIRRLTRVPLVVPVHDSLY; encoded by the coding sequence ATGTCGGAGAATGATAAGAAACGCAACAAGCCTGATGATACCAATACATCGCCGATCCAAGACATCTCCAATCGCGACCTGGCTAAGCTGATTGCGGAGCAgaccaaaacaacaaaacaacagttcAACCAACTAGGAGAAGAACTTCGCAATGAGCTGAAACAAGGACTGATGGGGATCAACCAGGAGCTTAGGGATGTCAGATCTAGCTTGGAGCAGATAAAACTGGATGTTATGGACAACACCGAGGCGATTGCTCGCACTGAGCGATCCAGCGACCTGATCGTCAGCGGAGTGCCGTACACCCGTGAAGAAGACCTGTACAGCTATTTTCGGCATTGGTGTCTGGCCTTGGGATACACTCAGCACTCAGTTCCTTCCGTGGATATTCGACGCCTCACCAGGGTACCTCTTGTCGTGCCCGTACACGACAGCCTTTattaa